In one Notolabrus celidotus isolate fNotCel1 chromosome 1, fNotCel1.pri, whole genome shotgun sequence genomic region, the following are encoded:
- the b3galt6 gene encoding beta-1,3-galactosyltransferase 6 → MHLLRLVCRHKTALVIATVSSFAVVLLFLAKCTSETLKQGHQDPPGLAPRANVMQSRPEHHNPPSTSKDLSALLVVLITTGPKYTERRSIIRSTWLAKRDSDVLAMFVVGTQGLPSEDLQNLNTEQGRHKDLLLLPDLKDSYENLTLKLQHMYSWLDQNVDFKFVLKADDDTFARLDLLKEELKAKEPSRLYWGFFSGRGRVKTAGKWRESSWELCDYYLPYALGGGYILSADLVHYIHINTGYLKTWQSEDVSLGAWLAPVDVRRTHDPRFDTEYKSRGCNNKYLVTHKQSLEDMLEKHQTLQRDGRLCKEEVKLRLSYVYDWGVPPSQCCQRKDGIP, encoded by the coding sequence ATGCATCTGTTACGTCTAGTGTGCCGCCACAAGACAGCCCTGGTCATTGCCACTGTAAGCAGCTTTGCAGTAGTTCTGCTCTTCTTGGCCAAATGTACCTCAGAAACTCTGAAACAGGGCCACCAGGATCCTCCTGGTCTAGCCCCTCGCGCTAATGTGATGCAGTCCCGTCCAGAGCATCATAATCCTCCCTCCACGTCCAAAGACTTGTCAGCATTGTTAGTGGTCCTCATCACAACTGGACCGAAGTACACTGAGAGGAGGAGTATTATCCGCAGCACCTGGTTGGCCAAGCGGGACTCTGATGTTCTGGCCATGTTTGTTGTGGGAACTCAGGGGCTTCCCAGTGAGGACCTCCAGAACCTGAACACAGAGCAGGGGCGGCACAAGGACCTGCTCTTACTGCCTGACCTGAAAGATTCCTATGAGAACTTAACACTCAAGCTGCAGCACATGTACTCCTGGCTGGACCAGAATGTGGATTTCAAGTTTGTTCTCAAAGCAGACGATGACACATTTGCTCGCTTAGATCTCCTGAAGGAGGAGCTGAAGGCCAAAGAGCCCAGCCGGTTGTACTGGGGCTTCTTCTCAGGGAGGGGGCGAGTGAAAACAGCTGGTAAGTGGAGGGAAAGCTCTTGGGAGCTTTGTGACTACTACCTACCCTACGCACTGGGTGGGGGCTACATCCTCTCAGCAGACCTGGTACACTATATCCACATCAATACTGGATACTTGAAGACGTGGCAGAGTGAGGATGTGTCACTGGGCGCCTGGCTAGCACCGGTGGATGTCAGGAGGACACATGACCCACGCTTTGACACAGAATACAAATCACGTGGTTGCAACAACAAATACTTGGTGACACACAAGCAGAGTTTGGAGGACATGTTGGAGAAACACCAGACTCTACAGCGTGATGGCCGGCTCTGCAAGGAGGAAGTCAAGCTGCGATTGTCCTACGTGTATGACTGGGGTGTCCCCCCCTCACAGTGCTGCCAAAGGAAGGATGGCATTCCTTGA
- the tmem167b gene encoding protein kish-B, protein MTNVYSFDGILVFGLLFICTCAYLKKVPRINSWLLSEKKGVWGVFYKAAIIGTRLHIAVAVSCMAMAFYIVFLK, encoded by the exons ATGACAAATG tgtactcTTTCGATGGCATCCTGGTGTTTGGGCTGCTGTTCATCTGCACTTGTGCGTACCTCAAAAAGGTCCCTCGCATCAACAGCTGGCTGCTGTCAGAGAAGAAAGGAGTTTGGGGAGTCTTCTACAAAG CTGCGATAATTGGGACGCGGCTTCACATcgctgtggctgtttcctgtatGGCCATGGCTTTCTAcattgtctttttaaaatga